The nucleotide sequence GAGAAAATGTTCAAAAACAACGCATTAAATTAAATCTGAGCTACAGACAATTGGCACAGAAATGTGATATAGATTTCAGTGCTATTTCAAAAATTGAAAAAGGCCAAAAAAGTTTTGAATTTCAGACAATAATTGAACTGGCCAAAGGCTTGGAAATACATCCCAAAGAATTATTTGATTTTAGTTTCCCTCTAGAAAAATTAAAAATGTAATATATCGTTTTCTAAATATATTTGAATTTGTAGCAAAATATAACTATTTTTTTATAATCATTTATATTAAACTTCTGTCACCAATAATTATCACAGGGCATTTAGCTTTCCATTTATATTCAATATATATTGCATCCCTAAAGAAAAAAACCAATAAGTTAAATACAATTTGTTTATAATTTCTATAATACCGAAAATTTTAACTCGATAGATGCACTTATTTTATACTGAAGTTAGAATTAAAGCTTCGTTTACAAAAATGGTTTTAATAAATTAGGATTAATAAAAGATGATTTCATAAATTGGAAGATTACAAGGAAAAATATTTAGAATTTCAAAAACTATATTCTATTGACAGGAAACCTATTCCAGTTAATTTTAGAGAAATAGTAAATCGAAAGTTTCACGAAAGAGCTACTCATTTAATTCATACTTATCCGGCAAAATTAATTCCAAATATTCCGTATTTTTTTCTAAACAACTCGTTTTTTATTACTAAAAATGATAAAATATTAGATCCTTTTTCTGGATCAGGTACTGTATTACTTGAAGCCCAATTAGCTGGATTATATCCATTTGGAGCTGATGCGAATCCACTAGCGAGACTTATTTCCACAGTTAAAACTAATACCTATAATCATAAAAAAGTAAATCAACTATTAACTGAACTTGAAAATAGTTATATAAAAAAGGAAGATTGTAAAAATTATCCGAATGTTGTAAATATCGATTATTGGTTTCTACCGCATATAAAAATTGAGCTTAATAATATACTCCATTGCATTGAAAAGATAGAGAATAAAAAATATCAGGATTTTTTTTTATTAAATTTTTCTAATTTAATAAAAAAAGTTAGTCTAGCTGATTCTCGAGTTTCTGTTCCTGTAAAATTAAATCCAAATAAATATCCTATTGGGCATCATATTAGGACTAAACAGGAGAATACATTAAATACATTAAAATCAATTGATGTCTTTGAAAAGTTTAAAGATATTATTATTCAAAATCTTAAAAGGTTTGAGAATAAGAATGCTTTACAAAACAGCAAGCATCTTGGAAAGATAATATCCAAAGATGCACGTAAACTTAAAATTAATGACTCAACAATGGACTTAATTTTAACTTCTCCTCCCTACGCTGGCGCCCAAAAATATATAAGAGCTTCTAGTCTAAGTTTAGGCTGGACAAGAATGGGTGAAGTTGGAGAATTAACTATCCTTGACAAAAAAAATATAGGAAGGGAAAATTATAGAAAAAAAGATTATAAATATTTAATTTCTACTGGGATTAAAGAGGCAGATATAATAATTAGTGAAATTTATAAAAAAAACTCCCTAAGAGCCCATATTGCAGCAAATTATCTAATTGAAATGACCACAGCGCTTAAAGAGGCGATTAGGGTTTTAAAGAATGGCAAATATTTAATTTTAGTTGCTGCCAATAATGATGTTTGCGGATATAAATTTAAAACGCAAGAATATCTCAAGGAAATTGCTTTAAACAATGGAATGAAAATAAAATGTGAATTAATCGATGATATCCAATCCTATGGGTTAATGACTAAGAGAAATAAAACAGCGAGTATAATAACCTGCGAATGGGTGTTAATATTGAAAAAAGAAAATTAGTGAAACAAAAATATTATCGTAAACTTAAGCTTTTAAATGAAACAATTTGGGAAAAAAAGGTTAACAAAAACAAAATCGATGGATGGTTGAGTAATTTTAAAGAGGAGGAAAAACAAGAAGCACTATATCTTTTAACACAATTTATTTATTTCAACGAGTTCAGCGTAGAAAAACTTTTAGAAGCTTTATATAGAGATATATTCAAATATAAGATTATAGCAGATATTCGAAGAAACAATGATAATACAACTGACGCAAAGATAATCGAGCCTCATTATAGACAACAACTTAAACAATCAAGATTTGTAAGTCTTGGCAATCCTTCCGAAAGTAGTGCTACTTTAATGGGATTAATGCGAAAGATTAACTCTCTGCCTAATGATCTTTTTATATCTGAAGATAAAATAGCCCCAGAACTGGGAAAAATAAATAATTTTGTATTTATCGATGACCTATGTGGTAGCGGATCTCAGGCAATTGACTATTCAACAAATTCACTACCAAAAATTCGGAGGTTATTTCCAGATGCTAAAATCTGGTATTTAATGTTAATAGCCACTAAGGAAGGTAAACATAGAATTCAAAATATGGCTGATTTTGATTATGTTGATTCAATCCACGAATTAGATAACTCTTATAAATGCTTCAACGAAGGGTCTAGAGTTTTTACCAATAAGGATGAAGATATCGATATCCTAAAAATTAAAAATTTCTGTGGAGAATATGGCAAGAATTTGATGGAATCTCTTCTTAAAAAGAATGATTCTAAAATAGATCCTATTGAACTTGAAGAGAGTTGTGAAAGTTGGAAATATGGTTTCAATAATGGTCAATTATTACTGGGATTTCATCATAATACTCCTGATAATACTTTACCAATATTTTGGTATAATGAAAAAGAATCAGATTGGTATCCAATTTTTAAACGATTTAATAAAGTGTACGGTATATGACAAATCCTTTTAACATTACTAAAGCAGTAGACTATTCTGATGAAGAATTGAATAATTTTTGGGTAGATTTTCCACAAGGTGGTTTCAAATCTTCGATAAAACCAACATCTGAAATGCCAATGATTATATTAGGCAGTAAGGGAAGTGGTAAAACCCATATTATGAAGCACTTCTCTTATACAGTCCAATCACTTCGTCATACTGAAAATTTATTACAAGGAATTAATAAAGATGGATATATTGGTACATATCTGAGATGTTCTGGACTAAATGCATATAAATTCAGTGGCAGAGGGGAAAGCGCTGATGTATGGGAATCTCTCTTTTCTTATTATTTAGAACTATGGTTAAGTCAGCTACTTCTTAATAACATAATTAATCTTGCAGAAAATAGTAGAGTAAAGATTAATGTTGATTTAATTATTTCCGAAATCATTAATCTTTTTGATATGGATTATTCCAGAATTAAAATATCATCGCTTACTGAATTAAGCAGTTTCTTTCATAATCTTCAGAAAGACATTGATTTTGCAATTAACAACAGAGCGCTTACACAAACCAAAATTTCAGAAAAAATAGAAATTTTGGTTAGCCCGGGAAAATTAATTTTTGGAATACCTGACGTTTTATCTAATAACATTCCAGAATTTCAAAGTTTAAAATTTTTATATCTTTTAGATGAATATGAAAATTTCACCGAAAATCAACAAAAATATTTTAATACACTTATACGTGAAAGAAAAAATCCCACTTGTTTTAAAATTGGAGCTAGGAGATATGGAATACGTACAAAACAAACTTTAAGCGCAAATGAAGAAATAAAGCACGGTTCAGAATATGAACTGTTAGATATTGACGATATTTTTAGAAGAAACCCTCAGGATTATAAAACTTTTCTTGAAGATATTAGCCTAAAAAGATTATCGTATGTCAATTTGGATATAAAAAGAGATCGTATCAATTCATATTTTGAAACATTCAGTGAAAAGAAATTATATGAACAAGTTAAGAAGCGAAAGAAAAAACATTTAATAAAAATTGAGAATAAACT is from Gillisia sp. Hel1_33_143 and encodes:
- a CDS encoding helix-turn-helix domain-containing protein, encoding MNTDQKYLEKFGENVQKQRIKLNLSYRQLAQKCDIDFSAISKIEKGQKSFEFQTIIELAKGLEIHPKELFDFSFPLEKLKM